One Vespa crabro chromosome 13, iyVesCrab1.2, whole genome shotgun sequence genomic window, ttatcaatatattctaaacgatatacgatatatatatatatatatatatatatatatatatatatatatatatatacgatatgatatgtatacgatatgataaaGATACGTACAATATTAATCTGTTAATTTCTGTTTGTAATGAAACGAGaagttaaaaaattctttcctaGATATTTCAACGCTTTAAATTCGATAGATCGAATCGATAGATCTGCgtagagaaacgaaaagtagcTTCCTTTAAAGAGGAGTCGTTGttcgtcgatcgatagatcatcTTGCGGGATGTTCGAGagaaacgattttatcgtcgatcTGATAACGTTCTGCCGTTCTctctaagaaagaaagagaaagagagaaagagagagagagagacagtgagagagagagagagagagagagagagagagagagagagagagagagagagagagattggcaATCGTTGTAGGATCGGTGGATCGTCGGAacggcttcttcttcttcttcttctctccttctctctctctctttctttctctctctctctctctctcttcatcggcggataaaagaaagagagaaaagagttgGAAATCACGACATTCCTCTGCTACTTGATATACGCCTTTAGCCCCGAGCCGGAGTCGCATTACGCGGTCAGCTGCAACGACCGTTCAGCTACACCGACgctgctgctggtgctgctgctgcactgctgctgctgctgctgctgctgctgctgctgccatCGTGTTCTcccaacttcttcttcttcttcttcttcttcttcttcttcttcatcttccccttcttctttctcttcacctTCTTccacatcttcttctttctcttcttctttctcatcctccttctctttttcttcttcttcatcttctatatttcttatttttcttctcatcttcgacttcttccttttcttcttcttcttctttttctctccttctcctacaCTTTTCTGCGTAGGTGGAATTAGTTTTCAGCGGTTTCTTATCGCGGTTTTTGATCTatcgatctctcttttttctacttttttttttttttttgttttactttctttcttcctacgattttacaatgtaataatgataaatttattttcatttataattaacaatttgtagattgaaattttatttcactcaTCCTCAACTTTTTCTAGATTTCATagtactcttcttctttcgcttctcttattctcttattcAATCGATCGTTCTATTCGTTCTATCATAAATACATTTGcgatttcatttttactttGAACGTAatgccaaaagaaaaaagaaaaagaagaaaaaaaaaagaattgatctTAAAacattctttattatcttccttCCAACTTTCGTTGAAAAGCGAGATAGAATAGGAAGCAATTAATGCATGAACAATtagaaaatcaatattatcggaGAACATCGACTTCTCTCTTCCGGCAGATCCACGAGATGCTGCCGACCTGCAATGATTTACTTCGATCGATAATCTGATATGCAAATTATATTCGTACGATGGAGATCACTTACCTCTACCGCAGTTGAATTAAGCAGCTACCACACCGTATTTTGCTTAGATAATTCTTTTGAATTTTCCATTACGAACTTATATACTatcatttacaaatatatatatatacaaagagagagagagagaaattgtatagaaaaaagaaaaagaaaattaattcgcCACAAATTTGTCGTATTATAagaacatataaaataaatattaatcgatgTTTTAAAtctcatttataattaaatattaaataagaacATACACGATGTacacttatttattattcaatcaATCTTGAAACAGTTTAGGCGTTAATAATATACGACGTGCGAATTCAATCATactctcgtttctctttgaCGTATGGCAACAACTCTGTGCCAAAATGTTCAAGATAACCTGTGATTATGTTCTCATCTTACTAAGAACAGCTTCACCGCGGGCAGCTGTTTTCTatcaaatcgataattaatcatATGCACCAGTAATAACGTGTCACTGCCTGTGCAATCAATCGTATGCAACCTCTAATAACATTCTATATCTATGCGTTTATTAGTTGATCTCTTTCTGCTCAGTGTTTCTCAAATCTCATCTTATCTTATCTTATCTCATCTTATCACATTTCatctcatatatttttttagtcAAAGAGATCAGAAATAAAAGTACAAaataaagggagagaaaaaacttTTCCCTTTGTTTTACAATCCCCtaattcgtttattattcCTACTACGTTCCATTCTATCTGTCAATTCTTTGAAAACTAATTCACTTTCACACGAATGTTTCTCTCTGAGATATATCtaacatcaaaaaaaaaaaaaaaaaaaaataagaaaaaaaaaacttattatttcaataaatctcTCATCTATTTCCATCTTCGATCTTCCTACGTTCATATGAAATTATGATaacgagaaaaattatttaattgcctgataattattacaagaaaaataaaacaaggtaaaaaaaaaaacacacacacacacacacacaaggaagatagaattttatttattacagatTGTGAATGATACTTAATTAAATCAGAATTCGCGTGCGAACGCAATTCAAAAGCATGAAATGTCGATTTTCAAGAAGAATCTCATTAATCAACTTCGTTGTATATTCGTGGTACGTAGAAGACTTGTTGATAAAACGCACCAAGTGAAAGAGGGGACCGTTGATTACGATTATCAATGCAGCTCTTCGAGGTCTCAATCGATGGATCATTTGGTCACGTCGACTTTTGGCTTAGTgatcgttaaaagaaaaaaatttaaaaaaagaaagaaaagaaaatatatttactctacgtgaatgtattatatacaaaaaaaaaaaaaaaaaaactatatttaCTCTACGTGAATGTATCCACATTgcatatgtttttctttttttttttttttttataaataaaaattaacaacagtaaaaaaagaaaaagaaaaaggaagaaagacacTTTACTATTTTATCAGTTTTTTTAGcgtaaaaattagaaaaattgagaaaaatcgTAGTATTTTACTTCGCGTCAAAGTTATCTAAACAAGAACAAGACTTATCGAAAAATTATGGATAATAAACACGATCGATATCgttcaaataatttatcgaaacTTTATCGAacactttatattattctcaaacaatcgtaaaaatcgatggatttttaaattaagtcgttatttaaaaatctttcgttaaattcaacaaaatcaaaaatctattcgagaaacaaaaacaaacgcAAACGTTGTTAATGATTGTCTTAGAGACTACATCGAAAAGATTACATCGAAAATTTCTAATGACCATGAGAAAACGTGTGGAAATGACTCAATACGAGTCTACAACCCTATCATAACAAAATAGACGTAAACgggaagagatagatagagagagagagatagatagatagatagatagatagatagagagagagagagagagagagattgagaaagatacagagagatagagaaagatcgagagagaatgattgagagagaaagaaaatggccCAGGGCaattgaagagaaagagagaccacCCAAGAGGCTATCTATCGTCGTCAGAGAGGATTCATCCCGAGATTCAAGACGAGCGCGTAatagctctctctttctctctttctctgatctTCTCTTAACATAAACGCGATCCTAGATCGTCGTTCTCCACCGTGGAAACTCGTGCCGTGTCTTGGCCCTCGGgctagatctctctctctctctctctctcttttttctcttttttttctctctctctctttctctctttctctctctttccctgtctctctcttattctctcttacttCTAAGATCATACCTCGCTCTAGAAAGGAAGAGCGATTCTTCTAAGCTCTTTCACGTTCGAAACGACGTGAATTATGCTGATAAAATAGCGAACAGGACGCGTAGATAATGTTAGGAATCTTGACAATGTTCTTCCGCGAACCTTTCCATATTTCATTGTTCAAACGAGGATAAGAGATTATGGTTACTATCTATCTGCttcgtaaaagtaaaaaacaaataacaattgCTTTTAActcttcgtttatttatttttcataaatttttctcttttttgtttttttttcttttttataaattttttcactcATTTTCATCAACTTTAACATTCAACAATCAATCAGATTAATCGATCTAATCTAAATatctaatatgtatatatatatatatatatatatatacaataaaagtatatacattcgcaaagagatttattataattagtatttaaaaaaaaaatgattaacgaaaaatgattctaacaaaaatttaattctttttatttttttttttttctttattttcttttttttttttggaaacgATCGCGCAAATTTTACTTGTacgacaaaagaagaaaaagagaaagaggaaaagagagaaagatagtatCGCTTACACAGCggttaaagtattatatattacaggGCTCCTCTCTCGATAGTAACATCTAAGTAGATCTTTTCGGGAGAATGTAAAAATGTTTTGGATCCTCCTAATGGAGGTAAATTCGTGTTTTTAGAGCGGCGAGATGAAAAAGTATCTACAGGATTCGATTTATAAttcggaaggaaggaagaaaataaaaatatagacagTTGGAAGggataaaaggataaagacGAGGTTTAGTACGATTAGTGGGCACCGTtggcaataaaaaataaaatgaaacaaaaaaaaaaaaagaagaagaaagatttccAAAAAAAACGCTCGATATCTTGATCGCTTCATTGCCATAAGCTGAAaaaacttcttcttctatttctttttcatcgatctcttttgcaaaattttttttctttgatcctTTACAcgcctttcttttctttaaaaaacgATCTATAATCgatcgacatatatatatatatatatatatatatttgctttATACCATCTTAATCGACACGTGTAATGAAGTTTTTTTCGTTCTGACACGTGTAAtgaagttttctctctctctctttttttatttttgtcgttgttgcttttcttttctggaAAAAATCTTATCCATATTTACGATCTTTCCTACGACAAGTGacgattaattttgaaaatgtttcaaGGAAAAACGATGAATGATAGGGTCTTCTAGTACAGCCCTAGTCACTGtaggataaagagaaaagatgatGAAAGGACCGATTATGGAAACTAAGTCCGCGGACTCCGCCTCTCGATTAATCGAGAATCGTAAGATCGGTCACGCCCAGCTTTTCAGTACGGCCGGTATTTATGCgttgtaaaaatgaatttttcatctCGTTGAACCGATACGATATGACGAGAAACATCGGAAAAACGAATtgattcagaaaaaaaaaaaaaaagaatcatcgataaataatacaatattatttcatctCCTGTAACCTAATCGTTTCGAAaactaaatgaaattattctaaACTCCTATGTGTGTGATGTTctaccttaaaaaaaaaaaaaaaaagaaaaagaaaaaaaaaagaatgactaattttaatcgattctgTTTAATACTCGAataatggggaaaaaaaaggaaaaaaaaagacaaaagaaaaaacataaaggGTTAAAAGATCTTAGCCAGTGCTCTCAATTTTTCTAACAAACGAAAGAAACCTAATCTCTTTGAGACATCTTATGTAAGTAGACGTGAATTATCATCAGCccagtgtgtgtgtatgtcctCTATGAATGGCTctttcagaaagagagagaaaaagaaagatggaggaTTATTACGTAAAACGTGTACAGAATATGGAACGAAGCGAGGTTTACTTAATGACCCTGATTTTCTTCTCGTCTTGGCCTCTATTACAATTACtcataaacatacacacacacatacacacacacataaaatataaaattcaatataacaaattaacgaagtaacaaaacaataaaacaataataaaaataataataataataataataataataataataataataataatgataataataataataataatagacaaTGACTAATCCGATGGCGGAAGTGAACAAGTTGAAGCATTagatttttctctattctatTCGCGTGGCTTCTATAATACTGAACGCAGGCTCTTGTACGTTTCTATTCCGCATCACAaatatacactatatatagacagatagagatgATACTCATCATCGTCACGTAGATACTACTCTACCTGTGTTGTATCATGAATACTCCATAAAAGCATCACCACACTGGGTCCTTCCTTTTTCGAAGGCCGACATTGTTCGCCACGAATGGATCCAAacctccctcttcctcccaTCCTCCTCTCTTCCACTTTGTGATCtttgatcttttctttcgatataacTCGTCGTACAAACGGAATACGTAaggagtttcttttttttttgttttgtgtgGGCGAACAAACGAGAAGGACTTTCAATAGTTTAACAGGTGTCGTTATCTCATTGATCTCTTTCTTGATCctattaatgtcattaatgtcgtttgttttttttccttcccctcccctcctTCGACCCCTCACCCACCCTTCATCTGATCATATACAAAATGATAATacgtattatttttgaaatctcATAATCACATGTAATTTATTCCattgaacaagaaaaaaaaaggaagggaaaaagaaaatcttttttttcttttttgttttttttttattcttattccaaACCTAAAGGTGTCATCGTGGCAACTAAGACCAGGTCTCAGAGAGAAAACATAGTTTGTCGTGAGCAAACAGGCCACGGTGACATCGCCCTGAGCGACAACTCTCATGATGATCGcatacctttctctctttctctctttttctctctctctttctctctctctctctctttctatctgtctatctctctttctctttcttattctaatCCACTCTAATCCACCATAAAAATACCATGCTTAAAAAGtaatatgagaaaaaatattaaaagtctTTCGAAACTTTTCAAGGAATGTGTCAAacggaaaattttctttacaaaatttatgacaataaatatgattattacataataatacataacaaTGGATCTTTTTATCGTCGttgtattaaaagaaaaagagagagagagagagagaaaaaaaagaaaaaagaaaaaagaaatcagtgCTATAATCGATTCGTTCAACAAGCGCACCACAGTGACACACAAGAGACCATTTAACGAGATACATATCTACTCCCATGCATTAAAACGTAAAAACGTGTTAGTAGTATGTACGTGTGTCAGGCATCTTGTAAAGACGTTCACAGACATACTAACATTAATGCAACGTACACTCGCACGTGCCATGCACCTGTCATTTCCCTTTACCATGGGTGATACAAAGCAGCCGCTCTTCTCGTTAATTGAATACAGAAAGTTAATGTGCATGTGTATTGTCCATGTGTATCTGTCTCTATGCGTGTTTGCGAGACACGTTCGGTGGGTGTTTTATCGTGGGCCTCGAGCTTTATAGACTTATCACAGGTGGCCTCGTCTTACTATGACCTAATCTACGATATGTTAGTACGACGTTAGCAAAAAGATAAAgcgaatcattttatttttaattctatcttttctgctgtttattttttctcttttctttttctttctttttgtttttatttatttgttttattcgaCGATCATAATTTACGACGAAAACTTTTCTACTAAATCGATACTACGAATTTTTCAATCTCTCTTAATTGTAAGTACACGATTGTTCtcgataatgatatatatatatatatatattatatatatatatatatatataaaacaaaaaaagatatattactCGAGCAATAGTATAAATGATAATCGACGAAAGGAATTACAACactgaaagaaattattctttcGAAACTTTCACATGTAAACACAATTtcatacaagaaaaaaaacaaaaaaaaaaaaaaaaacaagaaaaagtaatatttttccaaAGTATCTTTTTTCATGATGAAGTTCCACGAATCGCAAAGAAAGCGAGGACCGATAACGCGAAGGAAGTAGAGAGTCTTATCGATGTGGGTCTCGATAAGAGACTGCGAGCCGTTAGTTGGCTCATGAGAAAACTTTAgcgtcttttctctctctctctctctctctctctctctctctctctctctctctttctctctttctctctttctctcactcttccattctttacagttattgcaaataattatcatcaaaAACTAAAAATCGTCTCTGTTAAAACCAAATATCTACAAATTGTCCGACAAATTTTCAACGAGAAAGATTTgacgagaaacaaaaaatggaaagagtaaaggaagaaaagaaaaaaaaagattcgatgaaataccaaaaataaataaataaataaataaataaataaataaaaagaaacaaaagaacaaaaatgaaacAGGATCTTTCCTTCGAAATAATCCAAATACGAACGTTCAGATCTCGAATGATTAAAGTTCGGTACCCCCAAAGGATGGAGAGGATCAAAACGAATGGACAGGAGCGAATCCTGTTGAAAAGTCGATATCCCTTAGGCTAGTCGAGTACAACACACCCACGTGTACGGCATAATAAACACGAGAGATTCGTCGTCGTATCGCTTCTCTCGCGGAACAAGGACGGACACGAGTATCTCGAGgtgggagaaggaagaaggaaggaacgacGGCgactaagaagaagaagaagaagtagaagaagaagtagaagaagaagaagaagaagaagaagaagaagaagtagaagaagaagaagtagaagaagaagaagtagaagaagaaggacgacggcgacgacgacgatgacgacgacgacgacgacgacgacgacgacgatgaagaagaagaagaagaagagaagaagaggagagaagagagtacGAGAGAGGAGAGTACGAGAGAGGAGAAGGCAAAGGCGGCTAATGGTAATGGTAGCAAGGCAGTGTCTCTCGAGCCGCCGTCGAAGCCGGCTCGCATTCATCTCCGAGTGATCCACGTGCGATCCCAAAGATCGATCTATAAATCTTTCGTACGATGAGTAATTCGATTTCGAGAGAATGACGGACATTTTACAAGCATtaaatattcttgtaatttaaAAGCGTTACATTCCAGTGTATTATCAAAGCCTTAAGAAACTcttgcattttttttatatgaataataaacaaattggATTAATTCtctaatcaaaatttttatatcgatttggaaaaatctttaagaaaaaacaaaaaatatatgtatatgtatatatatatatatatatatatatatatatatatatatatatgtatatatataaaaaaacaaaacaaaacaaaacaaatactTCTCGCGAATGGTTCTACTTTTTGCATGAAATCGGATCGGATCGGTGACCGACTTTCTCTGAAATCGATCGACGAGATCGAAgaccaaagaaaaattttcaaagaaggaatttaatcaaaaaacgaaaaaagaaaaaaaaatcggtacaagtcaaaaacaaaaaaaaaagaaaagaaaagaaaaaacgaacaaacaaaaaagaaaaagaagaaaagaaacaatgaaGTGTTGCGGTGAATGAAACGAATCAAAATCTTCTTTCAGATCTTTCACAGGATTCTCACAAGATTTTGAAGTGCTAAAGTAAAGTCGTCCAACACGAGTGTCGTATTTGAACGGGATAGTGtagtgaaaagagaaaaaaagagaaaagaaaaaaataaagaaaataaaaaacaaaagaaagggTGACGGAAAAAGGGACGGGAACGTCCATTTAGAAATTCCTGTCCCTTCGAAAGGATGATGAGatcattgttaataaaaagtatacgaaggaggagaaagCAGGCAGTTGTTCTAACTATGGGGTAGAAGAAATGTACCCCGGAAGGTCGAGTTGGGCCCGGGGCGTTCTTGCCCTCGGTGCTGGGAGTTTGCTTCTCCTGGCCCTTCAATGGAGGATCGATGAGATTCGcggagagaagggaagaacTACTACTTCGACTTGGGACATAAAAGAAAGGGATGTAGAAAATGGCGACTTAGAAAATCGAGCGATCGCTAGATCGACGATTACTACGATcgaggaagataaaaacgaaaaaattacttttgcgTATCAATGGTCgaatattcgaataaaaagagaaaatgaaaagaaaagtaacggTAAAGATCGTCGTCATAAAGACGACAAACGATCGAGCTGGTTCTCGAGTAcaatggatcgatcgatcgatgatcgaGAGGAAGAAATTGTTACTTCCGGTTTatcttcaagaaaaaaaaataacattaacaagaacgacgtcgacgatgacgatgacgatgacaacgacattCTCTTTCCAACGTCGTTGCCGATCGAGCAGAAAATCAAAGATGACATCGAAGAAAACAACTTCCTTCTTCCTGACCAAGGAGTTTCTCTACCGATCGAACGATCTTTGCACTTGTCACGTGCCAACGAGAGAGAAGACCCGACATTGGGAAGGAGTACGAAACATTTTACTGGAATGCAG contains:
- the LOC124428779 gene encoding uncharacterized protein LOC124428779, coding for MYPGRSSWARGVLALGAGSLLLLALQWRIDEIRGEKGRTTTSTWDIKERDVENGDLENRAIARSTITTIEEDKNEKITFAYQWSNIRIKRENEKKSNGKDRRHKDDKRSSWFSSTMDRSIDDREEEIVTSGLSSRKKNNINKNDVDDDDDDDNDILFPTSLPIEQKIKDDIEENNFLLPDQGVSLPIERSLHLSRANEREDPTLGRSTKHFTGMQKDRMPFFRENLSRSFNELKRDDNNHKYVNSKNVISSNFSSNEKFPNKTINSIKNNKKSLIVRLSHSFTLDRRKRYTNYYSLQSAIPMAYVHIQPSYPVAPSPPPPSRKCIRCMVVYKPCPSPPRQPPRIVLPTYKYQEPASKWHGLKYGTSR